A DNA window from Thiothrix subterranea contains the following coding sequences:
- a CDS encoding efflux RND transporter periplasmic adaptor subunit, with protein sequence MNNYLIAALSGCLLMGMASLPLAVFAHGGEDHSHDDAPPAPIIAPNNSGIRWELQSPDVELLGALHDGKLTLYASHFRDNTPIPNANIELESKGQKLLLQTDANGIGETEAAWLQQADKRELLATVQAKGVNDLLVGKLAFSNGTAQATRLTDGSVFMPQASQQILGLHTTTSKPQTVAQSVTLNGVVVTDPNASAVIQPPLSGRLLAPQNGFPSIGSRVKKGQILAILEPAASNTDKGDQQDKIAEVRSELALAEKNAARLTSIAGVIPQMEVDAARNTADTLNARLKALQSHLAQQPQPLLAPLSGIISSAKVALGQQANAGDVLFEIIDPAQLQVEALAYDATVAAQITGATTTLNGQTLTLDFIGSSQQLRNQALPLRFTVLPPSPLAGEGLGMGGASILTVGQPLKLAVQTRTSIQGTPLPASSVVNNNQQQPTVWVKTAAERFTPHTVKLQTLDADTVIITEGLPNSSIRAVTNSAVLLSQVR encoded by the coding sequence ATGAACAATTATTTGATTGCTGCCTTAAGCGGCTGCTTGCTCATGGGTATGGCAAGCCTCCCCTTGGCTGTATTTGCCCACGGTGGCGAAGACCACAGCCACGATGACGCGCCCCCTGCGCCCATTATTGCCCCCAATAACAGCGGCATACGCTGGGAATTACAATCGCCCGACGTGGAACTGCTCGGCGCACTCCATGACGGCAAACTGACCCTGTATGCCAGCCATTTCCGCGACAACACCCCGATTCCCAATGCCAACATCGAGCTGGAAAGCAAGGGGCAAAAGCTGCTGCTGCAAACTGATGCCAACGGCATAGGTGAAACAGAGGCAGCATGGTTGCAACAAGCGGACAAACGCGAATTGCTGGCAACCGTGCAAGCCAAGGGCGTCAACGATTTGCTGGTGGGCAAACTGGCGTTTAGCAATGGCACAGCACAAGCCACCCGCTTGACGGATGGCAGCGTGTTCATGCCGCAAGCGTCCCAACAAATACTCGGTTTACACACCACGACCAGTAAACCGCAAACCGTCGCCCAAAGTGTCACCCTTAATGGCGTAGTCGTAACCGACCCGAACGCCAGCGCAGTGATCCAACCGCCGCTGAGCGGACGCTTGCTTGCACCGCAAAACGGATTCCCCAGCATTGGCAGCAGGGTCAAAAAAGGGCAAATCCTCGCCATCCTCGAACCCGCCGCCAGCAATACCGACAAAGGCGACCAGCAAGACAAAATCGCTGAAGTACGCTCCGAACTGGCATTGGCAGAGAAAAACGCCGCACGCCTGACTAGCATTGCAGGCGTTATTCCACAAATGGAAGTCGATGCTGCCCGCAACACCGCCGATACCCTCAACGCCCGCCTTAAAGCCCTGCAAAGCCACCTTGCGCAACAGCCACAACCGCTGCTTGCCCCACTGTCTGGTATCATCAGCAGTGCCAAGGTGGCGTTAGGGCAACAAGCCAACGCAGGCGATGTCCTGTTTGAAATCATCGACCCGGCACAGCTACAAGTCGAAGCCCTCGCCTACGACGCAACGGTAGCGGCACAAATCACCGGTGCAACCACCACCCTCAACGGTCAAACCCTGACACTGGACTTCATCGGCAGCAGCCAACAACTGCGCAACCAAGCCCTACCACTCCGCTTCACGGTCTTACCCCCTTCACCCCTTGCGGGGGAAGGGCTGGGGATGGGGGGGGCTTCTATTCTCACCGTCGGGCAACCGCTCAAACTCGCCGTGCAAACCCGCACCAGCATCCAAGGCACGCCCTTACCCGCCAGCAGCGTGGTCAACAATAACCAGCAACAGCCAACCGTGTGGGTAAAAACCGCAGCCGAACGTTTCACCCCCCACACCGTCAAGCTGCAAACGCTGGATGCCGATACCGTAATCATTACCGAAGGCTTGCCGAACAGCAGTATCCGCGCCGTCACCAACAGCGCGGTCTTGCTGTCGCAAGTGCGCTAG